Proteins encoded within one genomic window of Cucumis sativus cultivar 9930 chromosome 3, Cucumber_9930_V3, whole genome shotgun sequence:
- the LOC101207197 gene encoding uncharacterized protein LOC101207197, giving the protein MIRCIYEIKVEHEAPTFELSNDRDLKFYLLSENPLKVPLYVSFEPKSNQSKKVLSKDYNSVSGSNQAHNLNPHPPIVMDTLNENEVHVREVEVGLCDNVIGTTSAIWESYESYDSKDETFTWEPVEMNSESFDIPQHRDGPTKDCKGKSKVRYSSSSQKLKTDMNDWSEESSTSEEFDVGQIFFSKKDLSMRLSVLAMKKNFQFVVKKSTKEVLFVRCIDNKCGWRLRAMRLKDSNIFKIKKYVKVHSCSLDVLNRDHRQAKSWVVGELIKSKFKGVGRLYKPRDIIEDMRQDYGINMSYEKAWRARENAYERVRGCPEESYNLLLRYGEALKLANVGTIFHMELEDNRFFKYLFMAVGPCVRGFLNCIRPVIVMDGTFLKNKYRGQLIVAVCLDGNNQIYPLAFGVVDRETDASIQWFLEKLKGAIGEVPNLGFVTDRKTCFSKCIASVFPSAFHGLCVQHLTQNLNDKYKNDTIATLFYNASRTYRESTFSEAWRSILAFPNDSGKYLNDVGITRWSRFHCPGRRYNMMTTNIAESMNSILKEPRDLPIASFLEHVRALLQRWFWERREEGIKVTSTLTKWAELVLQKKQERALTMKVNPIDCYQFHVKDLDKEEVINLHTQECTCKEFQAEQLPCAHAIAVARDRNINVYSLCANYYTNECLLAAYSEAVYPVGNQSEWKTTEEYVHMTVLPPKVVKRVGRPKKKRIPSVGEAPKLHKCGRCKETGHNRLTCTNPISYIQKSSIQD; this is encoded by the coding sequence ATGATAAGATGCATATATGAGATAAAAGTGGAACACGAAGCTCCTACATTTGAGTTAAGCAATGAccgtgatttgaagttttatcttcttagtGAAAATCCATTAAAGGTCCCTTTATACGTCTCATTTGAGCCTAAAAGtaatcaaagcaaaaaagtgTTAAGCAAAGATTACAATTCAGTATCTGGCAGCAACCAAGCTCATAACTTAAACCCTCATCCTCCAATTGTAATGGATACattaaatgagaatgaagTCCATGTtcgtgaagttgaagttggctTGTGTGATAACGTGATAGGGACCACTTCGGCTATATGGGAATCATATGAGTCATATGATTCGAAAGATGAGACTTTTACATGGGAGCCAGTAGAGATGAATAGTGAATCATTTGACATCCCACAACATAGAGATGGTCCTACAAAAGattgcaaaggaaaatctaaagTTCGTTACAGCTCTTCTAGCCAAAAGTTGAAGACAGACATGAATGATTGGTCCGAAGAAAGCTCTACAAGTGAGGAGTTTGATGtaggacaaatatttttttccaaaaaagattTGTCAATGAGATTAAGTGTCTtggcaatgaaaaaaaattttcaGTTTGTAGTAAAAAAGTCTACAAAAGAGGTTCTCTTTGTTAGATGCATTGACAACAAGTGTGGTTGGAGACTGCGAGCGATGAGATTGaaggattcaaatatatttaagattaaaaagtatgtCAAAGTTCATTCGTGTtctcttgacgttttgaaTCGTGACCATAGGCAAGCAAAATCTTGGGTTGTTGGAGAATTAATAAAGTCAAAGTTCAAGGGAGTCGGTCGTCTATACAAACCGCGTGATATCATAGAAGACATGAGGCAAGACTATGGCATAAATATGAGTTATGAAAAAGCATGGCGCGCTAGAGAAAATGCGTATGAACGAGTGCGCGGGTGTCCTGAAGAGTCATATAATCTATTGCTTAGATATGGTGAAGCTCTCAAACTTGCAAATGTAGGTACAATATTTCACATGGAACTTGAAGATAATCgtttcttcaaatatctttttatggcTGTTGGTCCATGTGTTCGAGGATTCTTAAACTGCATTAGACCGGTTATAGTCATGGATGGAACATTCCTTAAGAACAAATATCGGGGTCAGTTGATAGTTGCTGTTTGCTTGGAtggtaacaatcaaatttatcctCTTGCCTTTGGAGTGGTGGACAGAGAAACAGATGCTTCAATACAGTGGTTCttagagaaattgaaaggtGCAATAGGAGAGGTGCCTAATCTAGGCTTCGTGACAGAtcgaaaaacatgtttttctaaGTGTATTGCATCGGTTTTTCCCTCCGCATTCCATGGACTTTGTGTCCAACACttgactcaaaatttgaatgataaatacAAGAATGACACTATAGCTACTTTGTTTTACAATGCATCTAGAACATACCGTGAATCAACGTTCTCAGAAGCGTGGAGAAGTATTCTTGCATTTCCTAATGATtcaggaaaatatttaaacgatgTTGGAATAACACGTTGGTCTCGTTTTCACTGTCCAGGAAGACGATATAATATGATGACAACAAATATAGCAGAGTCCATGAATTCTATACTGAAAGAACCTAGAGATTTGCCTATTGCTTCATTCCTTGAACATGTTCGAGCTTTGCTACAACGTTGGTTTTGGGAGCGTCGAGAAGAAGGCATTAAAGTGACGTCTACATTGACTAAATGGGCAGAGTTAGttctacaaaagaaacaagaacgaGCTTTGACAATGAAAGTCAACCCAATTGATTGTTACCAATTCCATGTTAAAGATTTAGATAAAGAGGAGGTCATAAATCTTCATACTCAAGAGTGCACTTGTAAGGAGTTTCAAGCTGAGCAACTACCATGCGCACATGCCATTGCTGTTGCACGGGATCgcaatataaatgtttatagctTATGTGCTAACTATTACACTAATGAATGTTTGTTGGCAGCATATTCGGAGGCCGTCTACCCAGTTGGGAATCAGTCGGAATGGAAGACAACCG
- the LOC101204522 gene encoding serine/threonine-protein kinase CTR1: MPHRTTYFFPRQFPDRGFDSASTSKHILDHEKKINKDTFSTESDAKPTPRPARDFSVTKSSAVSDLFTGDKAQTNKKLPAFYDWLVDKKATRSATAHVKTWLSNCDEDRELLLPPPTSEPEHDTTSVKDRSVDRNFDRQVSLPRLSSGSSYAGSLFSGTGTGTVDGNFSSDVKDSSASKILSSHTARPEEIEVGDDKENIAQKATESYYLQLALAATLRSHANLAGDPVLMEEGRVEITDAETVSYRLWVSGCLSYSDKISDGFYNILGMNPYLWVMCNDFEEGRRLPSLMSLRTIEPSETSMEVILVDRRGDSRLKELEDKAQELYCASESTLVLVEKLGKLVAIYMGGTFPVEQGGLHLHWKVVSKRLREFQKCIVLPIGSLSMGLCRHRAILFKKLADYIGLPCRIARGCKYCVADHRSSCLVKIEDDKKSLREYVVDLVGEPGNIHGPDSSINGGFQSSMPSPLQISHLKEFQEPYVESYFNHQTVGSKQICGFPEYPLRSGFGQYQMKGGSTLRMSSGAETDKLVDQACMGIGSTQLCLETKVSKECVLQNHIMPSTGADASEVLSSVGGASLCENKVVIEEIYQEEAVVAAGISVNETINPSKLTLSTQTDSKEIVGRSQNCSASTYPKYLTLEPSLAMDWLEISWDELHIKERVGAGSFGTVHRAEWHGSDVAVKVLTVQDFHDDQLKEFLREVAIMKRVRHPNVVLFMGAVTKRPHLSIVTEYLPRGSLYRLIHRPSYGELMDQRKRLRMALDVAKGINYLHCLNPPIVHWDLKSPNLLVDKNWTVKVCDFGLSRFKANTFISSKSVAGTPEWMAPEFLRGEPSNEKSDVYSFGVILWELVTMQQPWSGLGPAQVVGAVAFQNRKLSIPSSTSPLLASLIESCWADDPVQRPSFASIVESLKKLLKSPQQLIAMGGT, from the exons ATGCCGCATAGAACGACTTACTTCTTCCCCAGGCAATTTCCGGATCGCGGATTTGACTCGGCGTCAACCTCCAAACACATTTTGGATCACgagaagaaaatcaacaaagaCACTTTTAGTACGGAAAGCGACGCGAAACCGACTCCGAGGCCAGCGCGCGACTTTAGCGTCACGAAGAGTTCGGCTGTATCGGATCTTTTCACGGGGGACAAGGCACAAACCAATAAGAAACTGCCTGCTTTTTACGATTGGTTGGTGGACAAGAAAGCAACGCGGTCGGCAACAGCTCACGTGAAAACTTGGCTTTCCAACTGCGATGAGGACCGCGAACTTTTGCTTCCGCCACCTACCTCGGAGCCCGAGCACGATACAACGTCGGTTAAGGATCGGAGTGTTGACCGGAACTTTGACCGGCAAGTTTCACTGCCTAGATTATCAAGCGGGAGTAGCTATGCGGGGAGTTTGTTTTCAGGCACGGGAACGGGGACAGTGGATGGAAACTTTTCCAGCGACGTCAAAGATTCATCGGCGTCGAAGATATTGTCCTCGCACACGGCCAGGCCGGAAGAGATTGAGGTTGGAGATGATAAGGAAAACATAGCACAGAAAGCGACAGAGAGTTATTACCTGCAACTTGCTTTAGCTGCAACGCTTCGTTCTCATGCTAATCTCGCCGGCGATCCTGTGCTTATGGAGGAAGGCAGGGTGGAAATTACGGACGCAGAAACAGTTTCTTATCGACTTTGG GTAAGTGGTTGTCTGTCTTACTCCGACAAAATATCAGATGGTTTCTACAATATTCTGGGTATGAACCCGTATCTCTGGGTTATGTGCAATGATTTTGAGGAAGGTAGACGGCTACCTTCTCTGATGTCGCTTAGAACCATTGAACCAAGTGAGACGTCAATGGAGGTGATTCTTGTTGATAGACGTGGGGACTCTCGACTGAAAGAGCTTGAAGACAAAGCACAGGAATTATATTGTGCTTCGGAGAGCACCTTAGTGTTGGTGGAGAAACTAGGAAAGCTTGTTGCGATCTACATGGG GGGCACTTTTCCGGTGGAGCAAGGGGGGTTACACCTCCATTGGAAAGTGGTGAGCAAAAGATTGAGGGAATTTCAGAAATGCATAGTTCTTCCAATTGGTAGTCTTTCTATGGGACTATGCAGGCATCGTGCAATCCTTTTCAAG AAATTGGCTGATTATATAGGTTTGCCATGTCGGATAGCTAGAGGTTGCAAGTACTGTGTTGCAGATCATCGATCCTCTTGCCTTGTCAAAATTGAAGATGACAAGAAATCGTTGAG GGAATATGTAGTTGATTTAGTGGGGGAACCGGGAAATATACATGGTCCAGATTCATCAATTAATGGAGGGTTCCAATCTTCAATGCCTTCACCGCTCCAGATTTCTCATTTAAAAGAGTTTCAAGAACCTTACGTGGAAAGCTATTTCAATCATCAAACTGTCGGGTCAAAGCAAATCTGTGGTTTTCCTGAATATCCTCTACGTTCAG GTTTTGGACAGTACCAGATGAAAGGGGGAAGCACTTTACGTATGAGTTCAGGGGCTGAAACTGATAAATTGGTTGATCAAGCTTGTATGGGTATAGGATCGACTCAGTTGTGTTTGGAGACAAAAGTAAGCAAGGAGTGTGTGCTTCAGAATCATATAATGCCATCCACTGGGGCTGATGCCTCCGAGGTGTTGAGTTCTGTTGGTGGTGCATCTTTATGTGAAAACAAAGTTGTCATTGAAGAAATATACCAAGAAGAGGCAGTTGTAGCAGCAGGGATTTCAGTGAATGAAACCATTAATCCGTCCAAATTAACCTTGTCAACTCAAACTGATTCGAAGGAGATTGTGGGTAGATCTCAAAATTGTTCAGCATCAACATATCCAAAATATTTGACACTTGAACCATCACTTGCAATGGACTGGCTGGAAATTTCATGGGATGAATTACATATAAAGGAGCGTGTCGGAGCTG GTTCATTTGGTACAGTGCATCGTGCTGAATGGCATGGATCG GATGTTGCTGTCAAGGTTCTAACCGTGCAGGATTTCCATGATGATCAGTTAAAAGAGTTTTTAAGAGAG GTTGCAATAATGAAGCGGGTGCGCCATCCGAATGTGGTACTTTTTATGGGTGCAGTTACAAAGCGACCTCATCTTTCGATAGTGACTGAATACCTGCCTAG GGGTAGTCTATACCGCCTAATCCACAGGCCATCTTATGGTGAATTGATGGATCAAAGGAAACGATTGCGCATGGCATTGGATGTG GCAAAGGGAATCAACTACCTACATTGTCTCAATCCTCCTATAGTACACTGGGATCTTAAGTCTCCCAACTTGTTGGTTGACAAAAATTGGACAGTGAAG GTTTGTGATTTTGGGTTGTCCAGATTCAAAGCAAACACTTTCATATCATCAAAATCTGTTGCTGGAACG CCTGAGTGGATGGCTCCAGAATTCCTTCGTGGAGAGCCTTCAAATGAGAAGTCTGATGTCTACAGTTTTGGAGTGATCCTCTGGGAACTAGTCACCATGCAACAACCATGGAGTGGGCTTGGCCCGGCTCAG GTTGTGGGAGCTGTCGCTTTCCAGAACAGAAAGCTTTCTATCCCATCAAGTACTTCTCCGTTGTTGGCTTCCCTTATTGAATCTTGCTGGGCAGA TGATCCTGTTCAGCGCCCATCCTTTGCAAGCATAGTCGAGTCCCTAAAAAAATTGCTG